CTAGGGGTAATTAGCCGTCAACTTGGGTTGGCTTGGCGTTAATTAAGGGGGGAGCTAATTGAATAGGGGGACTTACTGACAATTTATTCGATCATGTATTCGATAATTTGTCGGTAAGTCTCCCTAAGTGTTCACGTGAGTATATAAACGATCGACTTAATACTCGTCGTTGTTTGCATCACTCATGCGCTCACGTCTTTCTTGCGCTTCTTCAAATGCGGCGTTAATTTCTTCTAATACTGAATCGACATCAGCTGCGGTAGTGTCTTCTTCAAACAAACCGGTCAATTGTGTTTCAGGTGTTAGCTCACCTTGTTCATACAAGGCCCACATTTCTTTAGCATATTTTGTTGCGGCTAATTCTGGGGCAAACTGCGAATAGTAGTCAGTCATATTATTCACGTCACGAAATAACATCGCCTTGGCATTATTGTTTGCGGATGCATCAACGGCTTGGGGCAGGTCAATGATCACAGGACCATCCTTGTCGACCAATACGTTAAACTCTGATAAATCGCCATGGACAATACCAGCACACAGCATACGCACAACATAACCCATCATAGTGTAATGTTGGCTTTGTGCTTGCTCTTCACTCATCTGCGTAACGTCATTTAATCGAGGTGCAACATCACCATGCATATTGGTGATCAACTCCATCAATAGCACCCCATCAAAGCAACCATAAGGCACTGGTACTCTAATTTTAGCGGCGGCGCATTTGTATAACGCATCGACCTCGGCATTTTGCCAGGCTTTTTCTTGTTCTTCTCGACCGTATTTAGAGCCTTTTTCCATGGCTCGACCACGACGACTGTTTTTGGTTTTTCGACCTTCTTGATATTGTGCTGCTTTTTTAAAACTGCGTTTAGTGGCTTCCTTATACACTTTCGCGCAGCGGATCGCATCGCCACATCTGATCATATAGACCGTAGCTTCTTTGCCACTCATGAGTTGGCTTATCACTTCATCGACGAGACCATCGT
This region of Shewanella livingstonensis genomic DNA includes:
- a CDS encoding PA4780 family RIO1-like protein kinase → MKTPIRLQPLVDDGLVDEVISQLMSGKEATVYMIRCGDAIRCAKVYKEATKRSFKKAAQYQEGRKTKNSRRGRAMEKGSKYGREEQEKAWQNAEVDALYKCAAAKIRVPVPYGCFDGVLLMELITNMHGDVAPRLNDVTQMSEEQAQSQHYTMMGYVVRMLCAGIVHGDLSEFNVLVDKDGPVIIDLPQAVDASANNNAKAMLFRDVNNMTDYYSQFAPELAATKYAKEMWALYEQGELTPETQLTGLFEEDTTAADVDSVLEEINAAFEEAQERRERMSDANNDEY